CTTGCCTGCCGAATAGAGCGTCTGCGCATCACGCGTTAGCTGCACAGATCTTGGCTGGATCTGGTCGTCCGCCGACCGCTGACCTGCCACCGGCGCTGCGAGCGCAACAGCGGCCAATCCCAAACCTGCAAGACGAGGCAAGACCCGCATCAATCTCTCTCCACTCTTCGCGCCCGCCCTAGCATGGACGCTCCAGCCGCGCGACGAAAAAGCCGTCTGTCGCATCGTGCCCCGGCGTGAGCAGTCGACCTGCCCCGTCGGACCGTCCCGCGGCAATCGGGATGTTTTGTGCATGCCATGATGAATGGCGGATGAGGAAGTCGTCAACCTGCCCTGCCCCTTCGCGGGACAGGATCGAGCAGACGGCATAGATCAGGCTGCCGCCGGGCCTCACCAACTCAGCCGCCATGTCGAGCAGATGCGCCTGCGTCGCCACGACCTTGTCGAGGCGCTGCGGCGTCAGCCGCCAGCGGCCTTCGGGATTGCGCCGCCACGTGCCGCTGCCCGAACAGGGCGCGTCGACGAGGACGATGTCCGCGCCGGCGTGCCAATCCTCCAGCTCGGCGAGTTCGTTGGGCGGGTTGAGCAGCCGCGTTTCGATCTTCGCTCCGGCGCGGTCGGCGCGGGGCGCGAGTTTCGACAAACGCGCGCGGTTGCTGTCGGTCGCCAGGATCGTCGCCGAGGGTGCTGCAGCGGCGATCGCAAGCGCCTTCCCGCCAGCGCCCGCGCACAGATCCACGACTCGATCCCCCTCCCCCACCGCGCAGGCGAGCGCGATGAGCTGGCTGCCCTCGTCCTGGACCTCGACCAAGCCACTCGCAAAAGCGGGTTGATCGTCGATCCGCGTATCGGCGGGCAGCCGGATTCCCCACGGACTAAGCCGCGTCGCCGTGCCGCCTTCGAATTCGGCGATCAGGTCGTTTCGCTCGGCGCGGGCGGCGTTGACCCGCAGATCGAGCGGCGCACGCTCCAGAAGCGCGGGCCGCTCCTCCGGCGTGATTAGGGGCGAGAATTGATCGAGCAGCCATGCGGGGACGAGGCGTGGTTCGGCAGCACCCTCGCCGGGCGCGCGCGGCTCGGGACCGCGCGGCTCGCCGAGCAGGTCCGCCAGCTCGGGCTCTTGCGCGACCAGGCCCAGCACCGCCGCACGCCCATTAGCCGGCATGTCGCCGAACAGCCGGATGACGCGGAATACGAGTTCGCGCACCGCCCGCCGGTCCTTCGATCCGGCGTAGCGCCGCTGCTTGAAGTAACGCGTGACGATCGAATCCGCGGGCGGCCCATCGGACCGCGCCGAGGCGATGACCTCGTCGATGATCTCAGCGGTCGCCTGCAGCCTTGCCGCGGGCGTCATGGCCTAGCGCGTCGGATAGTTTGGCGCCTCGCGGGTGATCGCGACGTCATGGACATGGCTTTCACTCAGCCCCGCATTGGTGATGCGCACGAAGCGCGCGCGGCTCTGCAGGTCGGCCAAAGTCTGCGATCCGGTGTAGCCCATCGCCGCTTTCACCCCGCCGACGAGTTGGTGGATGATGTCGCGCGCGGGCCCCTTGTACGGCACCTGACCCTCGATCCCTTCGGGAACGAGCTTGAGATGGTCGCGGATGTCCTGCTGAAAATAACGGTCGGCCGATCCGCGCGCCATTGCGCCCACCGACCCCATGCCGCGGTAGGATTTGTAGCTGCGACCCTGGTAGAGGAAGATTTCGCCCGGCGCTTCCTCGGTCCCCGCAAGCAGCGACCCGACCATCACCGTCGAGGCGCCCGCCGCAAGCGCCTTGGCGATATCGCCGCTGGTGCGGATGCCGCCGTCCGCGATCACCGGCACATCGCCGGCGCCCTTCGCCGCTTCGATGATCGCGGTCAGCTGCGGCACGCCGACGCCGGCGACGATCCGCGTCGTGCAGATCGACCCCGGGCCGATCCCGACCTTGATCGCGTCCGCGCCCGCATCCGCCAGCGCCCGCGCCGCTTCGGCGGTGGCGACATTGCCGGCGATGACCTGGACCGAATTGGACAGCTTCTTCACCCGCTCGACCGAGCGCGCGACATCGGTATTGTGGCCGTGCGCGGTATCGATGACGATGCAGTCGCAGCCCGAATCGATCAGCGCTTCGGACCGTTCGAAACCCGCGTCACCGACCGTGGTGGCGGCCGCGACGCGCAGCCGCCCTTCGGCATCCTTGGTCGCAAGCGGCGCCGCCACCGACTTTTCAATGTCCTTGACGGTGATGAGCCCAACGCAATGGTTGGCCTCGTCGACCACGATGAGCTTTTCGATCCGCCGCTGATGGAGGATCTTGCGCGCCTCGGCCTCGGTCGTGCCGATCGGGACGGTCGCCAAATTGTCCTTGGTCATCAGCTCGCTGACCGGCTGGTTCGGATTCTCGGCGAAGCGGACATCGCGGTTGGTGAGGATGCCGCACAATCTGCCCGACCTTTGCACGATCGGGATGCCGCTGATGCGGTGCGTGGTCATCAGCTCCAGCGCCTCGGCGAGCGACTGCTCGGGCGTCATGGTGATGGGATTGACCACCATCCCGCTTTCGAAGCGCTTCACGGCGCGCACGGCGGCGGCCTGGTCCTCGATCGTCAGGTTGCGGTGGAGCACGCCAATCCCGCCTAGCTGCGCCAGCGCGATCGCCATGTCGGTTTCGGTCACCGTGTCCATCGCCGACGACAGGATCGGGATGTTGAGCGGGATTCCGCGGGTCAGTTGGGTGCGGGTATCGGCCTGGCTCGGTAACACCGAGGATTCGCGCGGCTGCAGCAGCACGTCATCGAAGGTCAGGCCCAGCGGGATGTCGGAAGTGTCGTTGAGGACGGCCATGCGGGCCTTTGGCAAAGGCGCGGGACTTTGCCAAGGGGCGGCTAGCCGCCTGCCCGCGCCAGAACCCGCCGCGCCGCATCGACATGCATCCGCTCGATCATCTCATCCTCATGTCGCTGGGCGCCGCCATCGTAGGCCGCGATCAGCTGGCGCGCGCGCTCGACTTCATCCGGACCAGGGCTGAAAGCGGCGTTGCAGGGCGCGATCTGATCGGGGTGGATGAGGCTCTTGCCGTCGAAGCCGAGCATCCGACCGTGCGCGCATTCCGCTGCCAGCCCGTCGCCATACTTGAGTTGATTGAACACCCCGTCGAACACCGGAACACCGGCGGCGCGAGCGGCGAGGACGATCATCTGCAGCGCGGTGCAAATCGGCGCGCGGTCTGCGCCCAGAGGCAGGCGCAGATCGGCGCGCAAATCGTTGGTGCCGGCAATCAGGCCCGCACATTCCTGCGCGATCTCAGCCGCCCCGAGCACCCCCGCCGCGGTCTCAATCATCGCCAGGACCGGCTTGCCCACCGCCGCCTGATCGTTGCGGACAAGATGCGCCGAGGTTGCCCGCGGCACGACGAACAGATCCGCCGCCGACTGGGCGACTGCATCGACATCGAGCGAGTGCCATTCGGTCCCCACGCCGTTGATGCGGATTGCGACCGGCGTTGGCCAAGCGTCCGCTACCGCCGCGACCGCTGCCTCGCGAGCCGCCGCTTTGTCGGCGGGCTTCACGGCGTCCTCAAGGTCGAGCACGACAAGGTCGGCGGCGCTGTCGCGGGCCCGCACGATCGCACGCGGGTTCGACGCCGGAAGGAACAGCAACGATCGCACGGCGAACAGGTCCGGCGCTGCGCTTATGTCGCTTTTTCCTTCCGCTCTGCTCATTGCCGTATCATCATGCGGCAAAAGCGCGGGCACGGGGAAGAGGCATGCTGACGGAATTCATGACAGCGCTGGCGATCCTCGCCGCATTGTACGTCTTCATGGGCGTGAAGATCGTCCGCCAGGGCTACCAATATACGATCGAGCATTTCGGCCGCTTCGTGCGCGTCGGCCAGCCCGGCTTCAACTTCGTGCCGCCGTTTTTTTATCGCGTCGGCCAGCGCGTGAACATGATGGAGCAAGTGCTCGACATCCCGGGGCAGGAGATCATCACCAAGGACAACGCCATGGTCGCGGTCGATGGCGTGGTCTTCTTCCAGGTGCTCGACGCGCCCAAGGCCGCCTATGAAGTCAGCGATCTTTATTCGGCGATCATGGCGCTTTCGACCACCAATCTGCGCACGGTCATGGGTTCGATGGATCTCGACGAGACATTGTCCAAGCGCGACGAGATCAACGCCCGTTTGCTCGTCGTCGTTGACCAGGCGACCGAATCCTGGGGCGTGAAGATTACCCGCGTCGAATTGAAGGACATCCGACCGCCGCAGGACATTTCGAATGCGATGGCGCGGCAGATGAAGGCCGAGCGCGAAAAGCGCGCCGCGATCCTTGAAGCCGAGGGCCTCCGCGCCGCCGCCATCCTCCAGGCCGAAGGGCAGAAGCAGAGCCAAATCCTCAAGGCGGAGGGCCTCAAGGAAGCCGCCTTCCGCGAGGCCGAGGCGCGCGAGCGCGAGGCCGAGGCCGAAGCCAAGGCGACGACCATGGTGTCCGACGCGATTGCCGGCGGCAACGCGCAGGCGATCAACTATTTCGTCGCGCAGAAATATGTCGAAGCGGTGGCCGAGTTCGCCCGCTCGCCCAACGCCAAGACCATCCTCTTCCCGGTCGAGGCAACACAGCTCATCGGCACGCTTGGCGGCATCGGGGAACTGGCCAAGGAGATCGTGGGCGACCGCGCCGCCCCGCCCGAGCGCCCCGCCAAGCCTAAGTCCACGCCCACCACCAGCGGCGTGCCGAGGATCGAGGGCTGATGCTCGACGACATTGATCCCGGCTGGCTGTGGATGATCGGCGGCGTCCTGCTGCTGATCGCGGAAGTGCTGGCGCCGGGCGTCTTCCTGGTCTTCCTCGGCATCGCTGCAATCGCCGCCGGCCTCTTCACCATCCTGTTCGACCTTGGGCTGCCAGCACAGCTTGCCTTGTTCGCACTGTACGCCGTGGTCGCCGTCACCGTCGGCCGCCGAGTCTATGCGCATCGCAACGTCGACAGCTCGGATCCCCTGCTCAACGATCGCGTCGCGCGGCTGCTCGGGAAGGTCGTCATCGTTGTCGAAGCCGTCGACGACCGGGGTGGCCGCGTACGCGTCGGCGACAGTGAGTGGAGCGCGCGGGGCGGGCCAGCCGCGCCGGGCGACCAGGTCCGCATTATCGGCATTGACGGAAATTGCCTGAAAGTCGAAGCCGACCGCACCCTTCCTCCTCCTGCGTAACGGAGCGCCCCTTGACCGCATTTGAGCTGACCCGCCGCGACGCGCTCGCCGGCCTTGCCGCTTCCACCGCCCTCCCCTTCCTTTCCTCGCCGGCATTCGCCCAAGCGACAGCGGCCGATGCGCAGGCTAATGCGCTGCTCGATTCGATCGCCGAGAATTTGCTGCGTTTCTATCCGCAGACGGCGACGTCGCTTGGAATCGACAAGGACGCCCGGGCAGCAATGCGCGCGCAGCTCGATGATCGTTCGGGGCTTACGCAACAGCGGATCGCGCAGACGCTCCGTGCCGACCTCGCCCGCGCCAACGCCATTGATGTCGCCGGCCTGTCCCACTCGACCCGCACCAGCGTCGAGGTCGTCCGCAGCGCCTACACCACCGCGCTTGAAGGGTTCAGGCTGCCCTATGGCGACGTGCCCGTCGGCAGCTGGCGCAACACGCCGTACGTCGTGATCCAGAACGTCGGCGCTTACCTCGACATCCCGCGTTTCCTCGATTCGGAGCATCAAATCGCGACCGCGGCGGACGCTGAGGCGTATCTCGCGCGGCTTGCCGACTTCCCGCAGCAGCTCGACAATGAAACCGGGCGCGTGATGATGGCGCGCTACAAGGGGCTGATCCCGCCCGCCTTCCTTATCGACAAGGCGCTCACGCAATTGCAGGCCTCGGCCAAGAGCGCGCGCGAGGGCGGCGGCCTAGTCGAATCGATCGAGCGCCGCACGCGCGAGAAGAACATTCCCGGCAATTGGGCCGCCCGCGCCCGTGCCATCGCGCAAAAGGAGGTCGCCCCCGCCCTCGAACGGCAGATCGCCGAGCTGACCTTGCAGCGCGGCATGGCCAAGAACGATCCCGGCATGTGGGCGCAACCCAGCGGCGACGAATATTATCGCTGGGCGCTCAAGGCCTCGACGACGACCACGCTGTCGCCCGACGAAATCCACAATATCGGGCGCGAGGAACTGCGCGCGCTCCAGGGCCGGATGGACCCGATCCTGCGAAGCCTCGGGTACACCAATGGCACGGTCGGCGAACGGATGCAGGCGCTGGGCAAGGACTCGCGCTACAAGTTCGCGCCGGGCGACAAGGGCCGCGCGGAAATCATGGCCTTCATCCAGGAGCGGGTGCGGATCATCCGCACCAAGCTGCCGCAAATGTTCAACACGCTGGTGAAGGGCAATCTCGAAGTCCGCCGCTTGCCGCCCGAGGAAGAACCCGGCGCACCCGGCGCGTACGGCGGCGCCGGCTCGATCGACGGCACGATTCCCGGCAAGTTCTGGATCAACCTCCGGACGACCGAGCTGCACACGAAGTTCGATCTGCCCGACCTCACCCATCACGAGGCGATTCCCGGCCACGTGTGGCAGGGCGAATACGCCAACAAGCTCCCGCTCATCCGCACCCTGCTGTCCTTCGGGGCTTATTCCGAAGGTTGGGCGCTTTACGCGCAGCAATTGGCCGATGAGTTCGGCGTCTATGACGACTTCCCCGCCGGGCGCCTCGGCTATCTCCAGGGCCTCGCCTTTCGCGCCTGCCGCCTGGTTGTCGACACGGGCCTGCATTCCAAACGCTGGACCCGCGAGCAAGGCGTGCGCTTCTTCGTCGACGAAAACGGCTCCAAGGCCGAGGAAGTGGCGAGCGAGGTCGACCGCTATTGCAGCTGGCC
The sequence above is drawn from the Sphingomonas lutea genome and encodes:
- a CDS encoding RsmB/NOP family class I SAM-dependent RNA methyltransferase, with translation MTPAARLQATAEIIDEVIASARSDGPPADSIVTRYFKQRRYAGSKDRRAVRELVFRVIRLFGDMPANGRAAVLGLVAQEPELADLLGEPRGPEPRAPGEGAAEPRLVPAWLLDQFSPLITPEERPALLERAPLDLRVNAARAERNDLIAEFEGGTATRLSPWGIRLPADTRIDDQPAFASGLVEVQDEGSQLIALACAVGEGDRVVDLCAGAGGKALAIAAAAPSATILATDSNRARLSKLAPRADRAGAKIETRLLNPPNELAELEDWHAGADIVLVDAPCSGSGTWRRNPEGRWRLTPQRLDKVVATQAHLLDMAAELVRPGGSLIYAVCSILSREGAGQVDDFLIRHSSWHAQNIPIAAGRSDGAGRLLTPGHDATDGFFVARLERPC
- the guaB gene encoding IMP dehydrogenase codes for the protein MAVLNDTSDIPLGLTFDDVLLQPRESSVLPSQADTRTQLTRGIPLNIPILSSAMDTVTETDMAIALAQLGGIGVLHRNLTIEDQAAAVRAVKRFESGMVVNPITMTPEQSLAEALELMTTHRISGIPIVQRSGRLCGILTNRDVRFAENPNQPVSELMTKDNLATVPIGTTEAEARKILHQRRIEKLIVVDEANHCVGLITVKDIEKSVAAPLATKDAEGRLRVAAATTVGDAGFERSEALIDSGCDCIVIDTAHGHNTDVARSVERVKKLSNSVQVIAGNVATAEAARALADAGADAIKVGIGPGSICTTRIVAGVGVPQLTAIIEAAKGAGDVPVIADGGIRTSGDIAKALAAGASTVMVGSLLAGTEEAPGEIFLYQGRSYKSYRGMGSVGAMARGSADRYFQQDIRDHLKLVPEGIEGQVPYKGPARDIIHQLVGGVKAAMGYTGSQTLADLQSRARFVRITNAGLSESHVHDVAITREAPNYPTR
- a CDS encoding HpcH/HpaI aldolase/citrate lyase family protein, giving the protein MSRAEGKSDISAAPDLFAVRSLLFLPASNPRAIVRARDSAADLVVLDLEDAVKPADKAAAREAAVAAVADAWPTPVAIRINGVGTEWHSLDVDAVAQSAADLFVVPRATSAHLVRNDQAAVGKPVLAMIETAAGVLGAAEIAQECAGLIAGTNDLRADLRLPLGADRAPICTALQMIVLAARAAGVPVFDGVFNQLKYGDGLAAECAHGRMLGFDGKSLIHPDQIAPCNAAFSPGPDEVERARQLIAAYDGGAQRHEDEMIERMHVDAARRVLARAGG
- a CDS encoding SPFH domain-containing protein — translated: MLTEFMTALAILAALYVFMGVKIVRQGYQYTIEHFGRFVRVGQPGFNFVPPFFYRVGQRVNMMEQVLDIPGQEIITKDNAMVAVDGVVFFQVLDAPKAAYEVSDLYSAIMALSTTNLRTVMGSMDLDETLSKRDEINARLLVVVDQATESWGVKITRVELKDIRPPQDISNAMARQMKAEREKRAAILEAEGLRAAAILQAEGQKQSQILKAEGLKEAAFREAEAREREAEAEAKATTMVSDAIAGGNAQAINYFVAQKYVEAVAEFARSPNAKTILFPVEATQLIGTLGGIGELAKEIVGDRAAPPERPAKPKSTPTTSGVPRIEG
- a CDS encoding NfeD family protein, encoding MLDDIDPGWLWMIGGVLLLIAEVLAPGVFLVFLGIAAIAAGLFTILFDLGLPAQLALFALYAVVAVTVGRRVYAHRNVDSSDPLLNDRVARLLGKVVIVVEAVDDRGGRVRVGDSEWSARGGPAAPGDQVRIIGIDGNCLKVEADRTLPPPA
- a CDS encoding DUF885 domain-containing protein, translated to MTAFELTRRDALAGLAASTALPFLSSPAFAQATAADAQANALLDSIAENLLRFYPQTATSLGIDKDARAAMRAQLDDRSGLTQQRIAQTLRADLARANAIDVAGLSHSTRTSVEVVRSAYTTALEGFRLPYGDVPVGSWRNTPYVVIQNVGAYLDIPRFLDSEHQIATAADAEAYLARLADFPQQLDNETGRVMMARYKGLIPPAFLIDKALTQLQASAKSAREGGGLVESIERRTREKNIPGNWAARARAIAQKEVAPALERQIAELTLQRGMAKNDPGMWAQPSGDEYYRWALKASTTTTLSPDEIHNIGREELRALQGRMDPILRSLGYTNGTVGERMQALGKDSRYKFAPGDKGRAEIMAFIQERVRIIRTKLPQMFNTLVKGNLEVRRLPPEEEPGAPGAYGGAGSIDGTIPGKFWINLRTTELHTKFDLPDLTHHEAIPGHVWQGEYANKLPLIRTLLSFGAYSEGWALYAQQLADEFGVYDDFPAGRLGYLQGLAFRACRLVVDTGLHSKRWTREQGVRFFVDENGSKAEEVASEVDRYCSWPGQACGYKIGHTAINRERDKAKAALGARYDIKAYNDAVVLGGNVPMDVLAKNVDDYVARTRA